TATGTTGAGGCAGAAGAATGAGCAATGCGCTGCATATCCAGGAGCGAGTAAGATCCTGAAGAGCACAGATTGATAAGAAAGAATAAGTTTCACCCTGGATCAAAATGGGAGCCAACTTGACTCACAACCACCAGCACAGGTTATGAACCCAAAACAAACAATGAAGAATCGATGCTGCAAAGGGGCAGAGAGGCTTACTTCTAGTCTCTGGTGTCTTTTTTCGCTCACAAAATGTCCTCTTCACTCTTAGAGGGAATTCTTGCGTCCAGCGTAATGAGTGACTCGAATGAAAAAAACTGAATTTGAACGCGACCGAGCCTCCCACTCGATTTTGTGTTACACGTCCATTTTGCGtttgtgtgtgtttgtgtgtgtgtgttttaaCTAGACAGATTGATAAAGAGTAGACGTAATAAAATTTATCGGAAATTCATTTAAGTAGCATAAACGTAATGCTACTTCCACCAAAACTGAGCTTACATAAATTTGAAACCCAAGCGATTTATACTtctcgagaaaaaaaaaatgttcttgaaGTAAAGAATTCGTTACAAATGAACTGTTGCCTTATAATATTCTTTGGATCTATAAAAAAAACTTTGGTACACTCCAAATGCAAATGCTGTCATCTTGACTGGCACTAAAAACCAATGGTATTAACATTTGTCGTGGAAAGAGAGACAGTAGTAAATAACAGCATCAATAGCCTGCCGCCTCTTCTCAGCTACTCTTGATCGgacaagggcgtagccaggggggtcctgaggtgcccgtgacccccccctTTTGGAAGCCTTTCTTTACCAAACAACCTACTACAAGTAGCGAGAATGCCATATCGATATCTCAgccatagttaaaaagccctttttttaaacttttttttcttaatcaaaaacacggcgtggaggtcaacatgacaatctggtgactACGCTCACTTTGACGCAGTGTGATCTCCCCTTtcaaaaatcctggctacgcctgTGTCGGAGCATTCAAGAGTCGGGAAAATACATCCGGTCTCTTCCTTGATGAACCTGCACTCCTATTTTCTAACCGTGTAGGCTCTAACACAAGTGTGTTAAGACGGACTTGCGATTTATGTTGTTTTAGTGggaaaaaataaccaaaacttTGAAGACTTAAAATTTAAGGCAGTTGTTATAAAGTGGTATACGACTGTCCGCGGGTAAAATTCGTGAATGGGAGCCTGGGTACCGATCCTATCGAGGAGATCTGAGACCTAGGCATGGTCGCGAGGAGTATTTTGTATTCTTGAATTATTCGGCTTTGTATCTGTGTTCGGTTTGCAGATTTAGAGACATCAAAAAGATATATGAGGATGAGAAAAAGTATGGGTTCGGATTCCTCCAAACCAAGTGAAACAACGGAACAGTCTAGATCATCTCTGTCTTTGTGTAGGAAGCCTTATCGATCATTTCACCCAGACGGCAGGTCGATTCCTCCGCCGTTCACAACCCTCAAAATTCTGAAGCATTCAGGTCCTTTGGGACTCAACCAAGTCATGAAAGTTACAGCCTGTGCTTTTCTGATGAATGACGATTCTTGTTTGCTGACTCTCATTACTTTCGCTGGTCCTTCATTGCGGAATTTTCGAGCTGGTTTTGTGCAATGCTGGGATTTGGAAGGTGATGGTGTACATGATGATAGCATTTTCACTTATTCACCGCATCCTACGTGTTGCTTCTCTCCAAATGGCGAGCTTGTATCATATATCTTGAATACAGGGAACGGTCATATTATTTTAGCTGAGCTGACACCAGAATGCAGTCTTGAGCCTTTCAAGATAGACTGCAACACTTCTGGACATGGCGAGAAGAGTCTTCTTTCCAGGGTTCTGTGTTGTGTTTTTTCTCCCGATGGTTTCAAGGCTGTAACAGTTAGTGATGTTTCTTTAGAATCGCACAGAGACacagaaacaaatgaaatttgttTGTGGAAAGTGAAATCCAAGAAAAGAATGAAGAGCATTTGGCGAATAAGTTGTGAAGTTGTGATGCCTCATTTTGCTGGCTACGTAGTGAGTTGTGTATTCTCTCCTGA
This genomic window from Acropora muricata isolate sample 2 chromosome 2, ASM3666990v1, whole genome shotgun sequence contains:
- the LOC136898235 gene encoding WD repeat and SOCS box-containing protein 1-like, whose protein sequence is MRMRKSMGSDSSKPSETTEQSRSSLSLCRKPYRSFHPDGRSIPPPFTTLKILKHSGPLGLNQVMKVTACAFLMNDDSCLLTLITFAGPSLRNFRAGFVQCWDLEGDGVHDDSIFTYSPHPTCCFSPNGELVSYILNTGNGHIILAELTPECSLEPFKIDCNTSGHGEKSLLSRVLCCVFSPDGFKAVTVSDVSLESHRDTETNEICLWKVKSKKRMKSIWRISCEVVMPHFAGYVVSCVFSPDSTLIAFSSSLSQLYVLDGKNLELVLAIRTDIVIGNSCCCTFHPCFPHQKLTACFEDGYFKIWFMHDSQVSCIKEIQLVHNPVMLTAFSFSPDGSMIAFGTSHGKVILVETVQYDILNEFKSETDIGICSVAFAKSCQELAIGKSDGHVQILQLPLKLDLQHMCRLSINKLVPPNQIDCLPLPRNLKAYLLFAHVQENNGVDERK